Part of the Phaeodactylum tricornutum CCAP 1055/1 chromosome 5, whole genome shotgun sequence genome is shown below.
CGCCCTTGCTACTGGGTTTCCTGACTCTTGGCGCTGTGGCAGCCTTTGGGCTACCAAAACGAAGTTCCTATAGTCACGCAATACATCGGAATCATGTAGACGAGCGCTATgtttttcggaatcaaaaCTTACTTTATAAAAACGAGAATGCGCTGTTACAACCGTTTCAACGCTCACGAAGTGCGTTGCATGACGccagcaaaaagcaaagaaaagaaagcgcGCACCACAGTGACAACGCGACCGCCCAAACCAGTTCTATGGCGTTCGCTTCTCCGTCCTCAAAACGTTTCGTTGTCGCCCTGTTTGCACTTTCTTCATTTAGTCTTGTTACGATAACAGCCTTGTTGGGGTATCTTCCCGGCCCACAAGCACTTGAAGGCACAGTCCTTCCTTACGCATTTACTTTAATTGCCCGCGACTGTGGAGCTGCCATTTTATGCGCCATACTAGGCTATGTTTTTGTAAAGGTCAATACGCACGCGGCGGAAAAGGAATGGATGAAACCAAGTGATTCTCGCAAGCTCATTCACACCTTCTCAGCACCCTTGTACATGTTATTGTGGCCTGTGTTTTCGACCGCTGAAGGTGCTAAATATTTTGCTGCCGTCGTGCCGTTGGTAAACACTGTCCGCCTTTACCTGGCGTCAACCGGCAATGGTGAAGCCTCGCTGGCGCGTGCCGTTAGCCGTTCCGGAAATGCCAAGGAAGCCCTGGGAGGTCCCTTTATCTATACTCTCATCATGACAGTTTGTATTGTGGCTTTCTGGAGAGATTCGCCTACAGGAATCGTCACATTAAGCACTTTGGCTGCGGGGGACGGCCTGGCTGATTTGCTGGGACGACGCTTTGGAACTGGGAATCAGTGGCCAGGG
Proteins encoded:
- a CDS encoding predicted protein is translated as MAFASPSSKRFVVALFALSSFSLVTITALLGYLPGPQALEGTVLPYAFTLIARDCGAAILCAILGYVFVKVNTHAAEKEWMKPSDSRKLIHTFSAPLYMLLWPVFSTAEGAKYFAAVVPLVNTVRLYLASTGNGEASLARAVSRSGNAKEALGGPFIYTLIMTVCIVAFWRDSPTGIVTLSTLAAGDGLADLLGRRFGTGNQWPGLEKSVAGTFAFWAGSTLTSLGLLSWMVYWDCLALSASVKGALFGIVAGISLVAAILELLPFGDDNYTVSIAALVLSIIYLQ